In the Desulfofalx alkaliphila DSM 12257 genome, TGTTGTCAGACATTGAAGGTCTTTACGACAGTGACCCCAGGAGCAATCCCCAAGCAAGGCTGCTCAATGAGGTAAAGGGCGTTACGGGCGAACTGGAATTGATGGCCGGCGGTGCCGGCAGTGCCCTGGGCACCGGAGGAATGGCCACCAAACTGCAGGCGGCTAAAATTGCCGGCGAGGCCGGTGTGCCCATGGTAATTGCCAAGTCAACAGAGCCAAACCTAATTCGCCGCCTGCTTCAGGGCGAGCAGTTGGGTACGGTATTTTGGCCCCGGGAGGCTAAGCTGGAATACAAAAAAAGATGGATAGCCTTTGCAAATCCTGTATGCGGAAAAATAATAATTGACCGGGGTGCCAAGGCTGCGCTGTTAAATCAAGGTAAATCATTGTTGCCGTCGGGAATAGTCAATGCAGAGGGCAGCTTTGAGATGGGCAATACTGTCAGCATTGTGGACAGCGGAGGAATGGAAATTGCCCGGGGCATGGTGAATTATTCATTCCGGGAAGTGCAAAAAATAAAGGGGTTGCAAACCGGAGAAATTGAAAAGGTGTTAGGCCATAAAGATTATGATGAAGTGGTGCATCGCAACAATATGGTGTTGCTGGGGGGAGTGGAAATAAATGATGAATAATACCTTACTGGCTAAGGCCGAGGCTGCCAGGGAGGCGGCCCGCACACTGGGTCATTTGTCCACCGAGGTAAAAAATAAGGCCCTGTTAAATATGGCCAGGGAGCTGGAGGAGCATGCTGCGGAAATACTGCAGGCCAACAGCCGGGATATGGCGGCAGCCCAAAGCAAGGGCATGGCTGCGGCCCTCCTTGACCGCTTACGCCTCACCGAGGCCGGCATAGCTGATATGGCCGCCGGTTTGAGGGAGGTGGCCGCACTGCCTGACCCGGTGGGGGAGGTGCTGTCCATGTGGCGCCGGCCCAACGGCTTGGAAGTTGGCCAGGTGCGTGTGCCCATGGGGGTGGTGGGCATAATTTATGAAGCCAGGCCCAATGTTACCGTGGACGCCGCCGGGCTGTGTATAAAGGCCGGCAATGCGGTGCTTTTAAGGGGTGGTTCTGAGGCTGTTAATTCAAATGTGGCCATAGGGTCAGTAATTGCCGCAGCCGCTGAAAAAAGCGGTTTGCCCCCTGGCTCGATAGCCATGGTGGAGGATACCGGCCGACAGACTGTTAAGGATATGATGAAGTTAAACGGTTACATTGATGTCTTAATCCCCCGCGGCGGGGCGGGTTTAATTAAATCGGTGATGGAAAATGCCACTGTGCCGGTAATAGAGACCGGTGTGGGAAACTGCCATGTGTATATAGACAAGGACGCCGACTTGGAGAAAGCCCGGGCCGTTGCGGTTAATGCCAAGTGCCATCGTCCGGGGGTGTGCAATGCCGCTGAAACATTGCTGGTCCACAAAGAGCTTGCGGCTGAATTCCTGCCCCATGTATTGGGCGAACTTCGGGCCCGGGGGGTGGAGGTGCGGGGTTGCCCTGCCACCAAGAGTATTGTCAACTGGGTAAAGGAGGCCGGTGAAGAAGACTACCTCACAGAGTATTTAGACTTAATTGTTGCCGTAAAGGTGGTAGAAGATTTTGCAGAGGCAGCCGAACACATCTACCGTTTTGGCACCAAGCACTCTGAATGCATAGTAACCGAAAACTACAGTACCGCCCGTCGCTTTGTGCAAGAAATTGATGCCGCCGCCGTTTATGTCAATGCCTCCACTCGGTTTACCGACGGGCACCAATTTGGCTTTGGTGCGGAAATTGGCATCTCTACCCAAAAGCTCCATGCCCGGGGGCCCATGGGCTTAAAGGAGCTGACCACCATAAAATACGTCGTTTATGGTGATGGCCACATTAGAGAATAAAAATACAGATAAAAAAGGGGTGGGCAGTTAAAGAGCCACCCCTTTTTGTTTACTCTAACTATGTAGAGATTAGGATAATTTTTTACCGTTTTGAAATTTTTCTTCTTTGGTGTAAACCAAATGAAAATCAATGTGGTTTTCTAAAACAGAAATCATTTCTTGCTCGTGTTTGTGGGTATAATAAAAACCCCGGTTAATGGCTTGATCCTTAAAAGCGATAACATAATAATCGCCGGTTTTCCAATAACGGCAAGGCATATTTAGTTTTTGGGATAAACCCAGGGCCACCGGTAAGGCCTTTTCAAAGTTTTCATGGTCCACCGCAAAGGTAGGGTATAAATGACTGCGCAAAAAAATAAACTCCTTTCCCTATATATTTTTCACAAGTCTTATTTCAACGCTATGCCTTGATGCCCTCTATGTAATTGCTGGCAGCATTGGGCAATGAGAGCAATATTGTTTAAGTTTATTTAAAAGTGGCCGCATATTTGGTAAAATAGCCCTTGGTGGGAATTAATAAGATTTTTGCTCGCAGAGCCCTTGGAAGGATATTCATGACACAAATAAAGGTTGCTGACAAATTAATTGAAGCTGTTTTTAACGAACGATTAAACCGCTTTGTGGCTATCGTGACAATAGGCGGCCGTTCTTATCGGGCCCATGTGCCCAGCTCCGGCCGTATGGGTGAACTCTTGGTGCCCGGGGTGCCGGTCTTGGTTACCCCCGGCAAGCCCGGGGGACGTACCGACTTCAAACTGCTGATGGTGAGGTATCAATCCCATTGGGTGTCCATAGACTCGCTGCTGCCTAACCGCTTGGTGAAGGAAGCCCTGCTTGAACAACAACTGCCTGCCCTACAGGGTTATAGGTCCATTAGCCCTGAACAAAAATTTGGCGGCAGCCGTTTTGACTTTTTCTTGCAGCAGGGACACCAAAGGGACTGCTACATAGAAGTAAAATCAGTAACCCTGGTGGAGGAGGGCATGGCCAAATTTCCCGATGCCCCCTCTGAACGGGGCACTAAACATCTGTTGGACCTTGTCCGGGCGGTACAGCAAGGGTACCGGGGGGTGGTATTGTTTGTGGTACAGCGGACAGACGCAAGCTCTTTTGCCCCCAATACCCCCCGGGACAGAAAGTTTTCCGATGCCCTTGCCTATGGAATAAGGTGCGGTGTAGAGGTTTATGCCTGGCGGTGTGCCCTTAAACCGCCCTACGTTGCACTGACAGATCAAATACCGTTAAAGGTGGTTAAATAAGATGAGTACGCTGGCAATAATGGGGGGCACCTTTGACCCCATTCATTACGGCCACCTGCTGGTTGCCGACCAGGTGCGCCATAATTTTAATTGTGATAAAGTTTTGTTTATTCCTGCTGCCAGGCCGCCGCACAAAGAAGGGGTGCCCATATCTTCGGCAAGACACCGGCTGGCCATTACCCGATTGGCAGTGGCATCAAATGACGCCTTTATGGTTTCTACCTTAGAAATTGACCGCCCCGGTCCTTCGTACACCGTGGACACTGTCAAGGCGGTGCACCAGCTATACCGCCCTGAAAAACTGTACTTTATCACCGGCGCCGATGGGGTGCTGGAAATAATGACCTGGAAAGATGTGAACCAACTACTGTCCCTGTGCTGCTTTGTGGCTGCCACCAGGCCGGGTTTTGATATTGGCAATTTAAAAGAAAAACTTAAAGATTTACCGGAAGAAAAATTAAAAAATATAATTCCCCTGTCTGTTCCTGCCTTGGACATTTCCAGCACCGATATTCGCCGGCGGGTAAGAAAGGGTGAACCGATAAAATACTTACTGCCGGAGCCTGTGGAAAAATATATTAAAAACCATCGCCTTTACCTGTAAGAGCTGGAAAATCTTTGCCCTGCTAAATTTGAATCACTGCTTTTCCATCTGCAAATAATAGAGACAGGCTAAACTTAGATAGCACTGGAAAGAGGTGAGGAAATTTGGCACGCACGCTGTATGTAGGCAACCTACCATGGACCACCAAGGCCGATGATTTAAAAGAAGCCTTTGAAGCTTACGGTGAAGTGATTTCAAGTCGGGTGATAACTGACCGTGAAACAGGCAGATCAAGGGGCTTTGGTTTTGTGGAAGTAAATGATGAAGATGCTGACAAAATGATTGAAGCATTAAACGGCGCAGAATTAGAGGGCCGGGTAATCACTGTAAATGAAGCCAAGGCCAGAGAGTAATTACTGGAACCTCCGCCCCTTTGGGATAGGAGGTTTTTTTCTCTATAAGACCCTTGTTACCTTTTGTAAAACTTGCCCAAATACACCACACTTGTTATACTTTAGCCTGGAGTGATTTATCAAGAGGTAACAAGCCCATGAAGAGCAAAAACATAGAAGAAAAATTAAAGCATAATATTTCTGCCCACCGCTATGAACATACTTTGGGAGTGGTTAATACAGTTCGGCAGTTGGCGGCACATTTTAATGTGGATCCGGAGAAGGCAGAGTTGGCGGCCCTGCTGCACGACTGTGCCCGGGATTATGCCGACGACAAACTGCTGCAGCTGGCCAAAGAATTTGGCATTGAGCTTGATCTTGTTTATCGCCATTTTCCGGCCATGCTTCACGGTCCTGTGGGGGCCATGATTGCCCGGCAGGAATACGGTGTGCTGCAGCCCGATGTACTGCAGGCAATTAGTATTCATACCCTGGGCTCCGGCAGGATGGATGATTTAGCAAAGGTATTGATGGTGGCCGACTCCATAGAACCGGGCCGCAGCTATAAGGGTGTAAACCGGTTGAGGAAAGAGGTTTATGCCTGCAAGGACAATTTAAACCTTGCGGTCTTGAACTGTCTTGAATTTAAAATGGCAAGTGTGATAAAATCAAGATATTTACTACACCCTACAGCGGTGGAGGCTCGTAACGCCCTGCTAATGGAATTGAACTGTAACAATTGCTAAAAGTTTGAGTATATTTACTAATAAAATAAATGTCAGCTAAACAAGGAGGTATGGAATTGACACTTAGCATCCAACAGATAGTGGATGTAGCCCGGAATGCTGCAGAAGAAAAAAAGGCCCAAGATATCACCGTGCTGAACATTAGTGGCATTTCGGTCATTTGCGACTACTTCGTAATTTGCAGCGGTCAAACCGGCATACAGGTAAAGGCCATAGCTGAAAACATTATTGATAGGCTGATTGAGCGTGGGGTGGCTCCCAAACGTCGGGAAGGATTGCGGGAAGGCAATTGGATATTACTTGATTATGGCGACGTGGTGGTGCATGTGTTCAGGGAAGAAGAGCGCGCATTTTATAACCTGGAAAGACTGTGGGGAGATGCTCAAGTGGTGAATAATTCAGTGGTTAGCCAAAATTAACATGTAAAGTGGTATTGACAACCTTGTCTTGTTGTCTTATAATAAACATCGTTACATTGATACAGCAAAACATCGAAAAATATCGATGATGAGGAGTAGTAAATGGTACCGCTCTGCAGAGAGCCGTCGTAAGGTGTGAGACGGTGAGCCTAACATTGAACTCGCCTCTGAGATTTGTGGGGGATATGTACTCCATGACGTTTAGTACTCGTTACGTACTTGAAGAGGGTGTTATATGGGGCTGTAGCTCAATTGGGAGAGCGCTTGAATGGCATTCAAGAGGCCAGGGGTTCGATTCCCCTCAGCTCCACCATATATAACCAATTAGGGTGGTACCGCGGGAAAACTTCTCGTCCCTTCAGGGATGAGAAGTTTTTTTGTATTCTTAAGGGGGAAGCTTGGAAGAACTTTCAAACATTTATTATAAGTAGATTACAGAATATTCTGATATGATTTAGGAGGGAGAAGTATGCAAAAAATTGACAAGGTGACCATTGGGCAGGTGTTGGAAGATGTGGCGAAAAAATATCCGGATAACGATGCGGTGGTTTATACCGATAGGGACTTGCGCCTTACCTACAGTGAGTTTAACAGCAAGTGCCGCCTGGTGGCACGGGCATTAATGGCCTTGGGAATAAAAAAAGGTGAGCACATTGCGGTATGGGCCACCAACGTTCCCGAATGGGTGCTGATGCAGTTTGCCACCTGTAAAATGGGGGCAGTGTTAGTTACTGTGAACACAAATTACAAGGCCTTTGAGTTAGAGTATCTGTTAAAGCAGTCTGACAGCACCAGCCTGTTTATGATTGGCGGAATTAAAAACTCTAACTACTATGATATCATCTATGAACTATGTCCGGAGCTAAAGGATGCTGAACCCGGCCAACTAAAGAGCCAGCGTTTGCCCCTTTTGAAAAACGTTATTAATCTAACTGACGAGAAAAAACCGGGAATGTTTACCTGGTCGGATTTACTTGCCATGGCTGACCAGGTGTCTGAGGAGGAATTAGATGAACGAATGGCATCCTTGGATCCCGACGATGTTATTAATATGCAGTATACATCAGGAACAACCGGTTTTCCCAAAGGAGTAATGCTTACCCATACCAACTTG is a window encoding:
- a CDS encoding glutamate-5-semialdehyde dehydrogenase, producing MMNNTLLAKAEAAREAARTLGHLSTEVKNKALLNMARELEEHAAEILQANSRDMAAAQSKGMAAALLDRLRLTEAGIADMAAGLREVAALPDPVGEVLSMWRRPNGLEVGQVRVPMGVVGIIYEARPNVTVDAAGLCIKAGNAVLLRGGSEAVNSNVAIGSVIAAAAEKSGLPPGSIAMVEDTGRQTVKDMMKLNGYIDVLIPRGGAGLIKSVMENATVPVIETGVGNCHVYIDKDADLEKARAVAVNAKCHRPGVCNAAETLLVHKELAAEFLPHVLGELRARGVEVRGCPATKSIVNWVKEAGEEDYLTEYLDLIVAVKVVEDFAEAAEHIYRFGTKHSECIVTENYSTARRFVQEIDAAAVYVNASTRFTDGHQFGFGAEIGISTQKLHARGPMGLKELTTIKYVVYGDGHIRE
- the proB gene encoding glutamate 5-kinase, producing the protein MALRDFSKVKRIVIKIGSSSLTHQTGKINLLQMELLVRQMADLHNAGLEVILVSSGAVGAGIGKLGLKGRPRTLPEKQAAAAVGQGILVHMYEKFFLEYGITVAQVLLTRGDFADRRRYLNARNALEHLLHIGVIPVINENDTVSVDELKLGDNDSLSALVASMLDAELLVVLSDIEGLYDSDPRSNPQARLLNEVKGVTGELELMAGGAGSALGTGGMATKLQAAKIAGEAGVPMVIAKSTEPNLIRRLLQGEQLGTVFWPREAKLEYKKRWIAFANPVCGKIIIDRGAKAALLNQGKSLLPSGIVNAEGSFEMGNTVSIVDSGGMEIARGMVNYSFREVQKIKGLQTGEIEKVLGHKDYDEVVHRNNMVLLGGVEINDE
- a CDS encoding RNA recognition motif domain-containing protein codes for the protein MARTLYVGNLPWTTKADDLKEAFEAYGEVISSRVITDRETGRSRGFGFVEVNDEDADKMIEALNGAELEGRVITVNEAKARE
- the nadD gene encoding nicotinate-nucleotide adenylyltransferase; amino-acid sequence: MSTLAIMGGTFDPIHYGHLLVADQVRHNFNCDKVLFIPAARPPHKEGVPISSARHRLAITRLAVASNDAFMVSTLEIDRPGPSYTVDTVKAVHQLYRPEKLYFITGADGVLEIMTWKDVNQLLSLCCFVAATRPGFDIGNLKEKLKDLPEEKLKNIIPLSVPALDISSTDIRRRVRKGEPIKYLLPEPVEKYIKNHRLYL
- the rsfS gene encoding ribosome silencing factor, producing MTLSIQQIVDVARNAAEEKKAQDITVLNISGISVICDYFVICSGQTGIQVKAIAENIIDRLIERGVAPKRREGLREGNWILLDYGDVVVHVFREEERAFYNLERLWGDAQVVNNSVVSQN
- the sfsA gene encoding DNA/RNA nuclease SfsA, encoding MTQIKVADKLIEAVFNERLNRFVAIVTIGGRSYRAHVPSSGRMGELLVPGVPVLVTPGKPGGRTDFKLLMVRYQSHWVSIDSLLPNRLVKEALLEQQLPALQGYRSISPEQKFGGSRFDFFLQQGHQRDCYIEVKSVTLVEEGMAKFPDAPSERGTKHLLDLVRAVQQGYRGVVLFVVQRTDASSFAPNTPRDRKFSDALAYGIRCGVEVYAWRCALKPPYVALTDQIPLKVVK
- the yqeK gene encoding bis(5'-nucleosyl)-tetraphosphatase (symmetrical) YqeK; this encodes MKSKNIEEKLKHNISAHRYEHTLGVVNTVRQLAAHFNVDPEKAELAALLHDCARDYADDKLLQLAKEFGIELDLVYRHFPAMLHGPVGAMIARQEYGVLQPDVLQAISIHTLGSGRMDDLAKVLMVADSIEPGRSYKGVNRLRKEVYACKDNLNLAVLNCLEFKMASVIKSRYLLHPTAVEARNALLMELNCNNC